From Triticum aestivum cultivar Chinese Spring chromosome 7B, IWGSC CS RefSeq v2.1, whole genome shotgun sequence:
ATATCCTTCTCAGTCCTCGAGTCCCAGCATATAGTATATTTTAACCGCACCATTTGCAAGAATGGATCAGAAGCTTGCTGGCGCGGCGCCATTGACGGACCTCTGAAGACCGGCTGGGCTCGCAGCACTGTTTCACACGGAGAGATGAAGCCCATCCCTCTGATGACGCCGTACACGATGGGCGAGTTCGACCTGTCGCACAGGGTCGTGCTGGCGCCGCTCACGCGGCAGCGCGCCTACGGCGGCGTGCCGCAGCCGCACGCCGCCCTGTACTACTCCCAGCGCGCCTCCCCCGGCGGCCTCCTCATCTCCGAGGCCACGCGGGTTTCCCCGCCGGCCTCGCGGCAGGAGGAGCCGGAGTCGTCCTTCGGGGACGTCCCCGGGATCTGGACGCCGGAGCAGGTCGGGGCCTGGGCGCCCGTGGTGGACGCCGTGCACGCCAAGGGCGCCGTCTTCTTCTGCCAGCTCTGGCACGTCGCCGGCGATGCTGCCCGGCAAAGGGAGCAGCAGGTGAGCCCACAGATGAGCTTCGACGGCCGCCGCAAGGAGCTGACGTCCCCGAGGAGGGTGGCGCAGGGGGAGGCTCCCCGCGTCGTCGATGGGTTCAGACGCGCCGCCCGGAACGCCGTCGACGCCGGTACGTGCGTCCGCGTGGGCCGGAAACCGTTGCTTCAGTTAGTACAGTAGGGTTTTCCTGCGCTCACTCCTTCCGTGCGCCATGGCAGGCTTCGACGGCGTCGAGATCCTCGGCGCCAACGGCTACTTCGTCGACGGCGATGGCATGGAGAACCGGTGCCGGTTCGCGCTGGATGTGGTCGACGCTGTGGTGCGGGAGATCGGCGGCCAACGCGTGGGCGTGCGGCTGGACCAGTTCAGCGCCGAGCCCGACGAGCACGCGCTGGCGCTCGACGTCGTGAGCCGGCTCAACGACCACGGCGTGCTCTACTGCCACATGATCGAGCCGAGGGTGGACGGACGGCGGCGCGTGTCCCGGCGGCTGCTGCCGTTCAGGGAGGCGTTCGGCGGCACGTTCATCGCCAGCGGCGGGTACGGGCGGGAGGAGGGCGACGCTGCCGTCGGCGAGGGGTACACCGACCTGGTGGCGTACGAGCGACTGTTCCTGGCGAACCCGGACCTGCCGAGGAGGTTCGAGCTCGGCGCGCCGCTCAACGACTGCGTCAGCGCCACCTTCCACGGCGCCGGCGCCGCAGCCGACCCCGCCGTCGGGTACACCGACTACCCGTTTCTCGACTGATCGAGCTCGAATACTGCTTTCGCCATTGGCAGTTCACCAATCCGGTCGTGTCTAACACAATAAACAATGATCCAATGGTGGCTTCAAATGTCCATTTCGGCCAGATCGAATATTTTATTTCAACTCGATCGAGATCCAAGGAATTTCACTATTTTAAAAATATGACAACATTGAGCGATGATGCCTTCACCTCCTTGATCCATTAAATCCCGatcaagtgtcgaacggacggcacccccgcgttcaacacacgtacggcttgatgatgCCTTCACCTCCTTGATCCATTGAGCGATGGTGAAGTAGCTAGTAGCTCAAGttctccggcagcatgacggcgtggtggcggtggtggtggagcaatctcagcagggcttcgccaagcctaACGAAGAAGGAGAGGAACTTTGAGGGAGGGGAAGGGCAGCGCCATGGCAAtgatgggtgcggctgcccttcctctccacctctatatataggggggaaggagGGGTGGGGTGCCCTAGGGATTCCCCTAGGGGCTGGCGGCCACCAGATGGGGcacccctagggaaaccctagggtggcttggcccccaagccatgTGGGGCACCGACCCTAGCTAGGTGGGCCCCTCCACCccttggccgagtgggctgaggtGATGGGGGCatccagccccttgtgggctggtctgcccccttcccttggcccatgaggcccccaaCACTTGCCCCCCCCCTCGAAAAACTTTTCGGTCTTCCGGCGATAACCTGGTacctcccggaacacttccggaatccgtttccttcgtcctatatatcaatatttaactctggaccattccggagtccctcgtcatgtccgggatcacaaTGACTAACACAATAACTCAACTATACTtagatcgtcaccaaacgttaagtgtgtagaccctgcaggTTCAaaaactatgcagacatgaccgagacacctctacggtcaataaccaatagcgggacctggatgtccatattggttcctacatattctacgaagatctttgtcggtcgaacctcgatgccaaggattcagctaatccagtatgcagttccctttgtccatcggtatgttacttgcccgagattcgattgtcgctatctccatacctagttcaatctcgttactggcaagtctctttactcattctgtaatacaggatcccgtgactaactccttagtcacattgcttgcaagctcattgtgatgctctattaccgagtgggccccaaGATACCTCTTCGtctacggagtgacaaatcccagtcttgatccatgatgtcgcttgaagctacgtcggtttttaccccaaagaggaagggatgatgcagaacagcggtggtaggtatttccctcaaatatgaaaccaaggttatcgaaccactaggaggaccaagcaacacaacgtaaacaacccctgcacacaaggaacaacacctcgcaacccgacatgttaaaggggttgtcaatccctttcggggtacggtacCTCAAGATAgacaaaggacgtgaggtaaatttgtagataggataaatagatcgcggaacaaataaattgccgcaaggtatttttgtattttttggtttaatagatctgaaaataaacgcaaggaaaaagtagatcggaaggcaaatatatgagaaagaagacctgggggccgtaggtttcactagtggcttctctcgagaaaaattgcaaaggtgggtgaacaaattattgttgggcaattgatagaacttcaaataatcatgacgatatccaggcaatgatcattacataggtatcacgtccaagattagtagactgactccaatctgcatctactactattactccacacatcgaccgctatccagcatgcatctagtgtattaagttcatggaaaaatggagtaatgcaataaaaacgattacatgatgtagacaagatccgtttatctattgcggcatatatggatcccgtctttttatccttagtagcaacgatacatacgtgtcggttccctttctatcactgggatcaagcaccgtaagatcgaacccactaccgggcacctcttcccattgcaagataaatagatcaagttggccaaacaaaacccaaatatcggagaagaaatacgaggctataagagatcacgcatataagagatcaaagaactcaaataagtTTTATGGATATAAacagatataactgatcataaactcaaagttcatcagatcccaacaaacacaccgcaaaaaggacttacatcatatggatctccaagagaccattgtattgataatcaagagagagagagagagagagacagagagagagagagagagagagagagagagagagagagagagagaggaagtcatctagctactaactacggacccgaaggtctaaaaagaactactcacacatcatcggagaggcaccaatggaagtggtgaacccctccgtgatggtgtctagattggatctcggtgttctggactctgcggtggctagatgaatatttcatcgactcccgtAGGGTTTGTGGAATATTGAGGTAtgtatagagcaaagagtcggccCAGGGGgcacccaggtgcaaccagggcccgttgtgttccttctggcccataaaaatcatcgtaaattggcgtggcatttggactccatctaatattaatttcctgcgatgtaaaaaacatgcagaaaacagcaactggcacttagcactatgtcaataggttagtaccaaaaaatgatataaaatgactataaaatgattataaaacatccaagattgataataaaatagtatgaaataataaaaaatgaacgtcgataactgccacacgtgtggcagaaaaagagacgcaccacacgtctctaatgcAAATAGATTGTCacatcatcgcatgcatgcatgcaagaatctttttggattttcagtttttaaaatgttttatctcttaaatgaaaaatccgattgaagatccgttttcaccattaaatccctcgcgacgagatcttcaaaagtagatctcatatcaatatatttcggcgaaattttttttggg
This genomic window contains:
- the LOC123162145 gene encoding putative 12-oxophytodienoate reductase 3: MKPIPLMTPYTMGEFDLSHRVVLAPLTRQRAYGGVPQPHAALYYSQRASPGGLLISEATRVSPPASRQEEPESSFGDVPGIWTPEQVGAWAPVVDAVHAKGAVFFCQLWHVAGDAARQREQQVSPQMSFDGRRKELTSPRRVAQGEAPRVVDGFRRAARNAVDAGFDGVEILGANGYFVDGDGMENRCRFALDVVDAVVREIGGQRVGVRLDQFSAEPDEHALALDVVSRLNDHGVLYCHMIEPRVDGRRRVSRRLLPFREAFGGTFIASGGYGREEGDAAVGEGYTDLVAYERLFLANPDLPRRFELGAPLNDCVSATFHGAGAAADPAVGYTDYPFLD